One Niallia circulans DNA segment encodes these proteins:
- a CDS encoding MFS transporter — MKNPYIKSSFGMYMNYFMLGMINIIIASNMDNLSERYAVTVGQISLLVSAIGIGKLIALFFVGRLSDKLGRKPVIITANFLYLVFLIGVPTTTSYVVAFIFAISAGIANSLLDSGTYPALTESFPKKASSASVLVKASVSIGATLLPFIMAILVANDIFWGWTFFGLGVLYLLTGIYLIFMPFPNHKNVTKADGVAETVFKAQPKFAGEGIAVILLGFTSTALFVVWQTWLPQLGKQFIGLDSSQAVQLLSFFSIGALVSVLLLAVVLDKYISPIMVAIVYPIGAFISMLGLFMVNSYGIVLVCTFLMGLFTSGILQLALSIMMKLFPKNKATASSYVNIASSASFILVPIITSSLVGSAGISMTLVFDMVIAVVSVLLAVYVLSRFKKIFA; from the coding sequence ATGAAAAATCCTTATATTAAATCATCATTTGGAATGTATATGAACTACTTCATGCTTGGCATGATTAATATTATCATCGCCTCCAATATGGATAACCTTTCAGAACGATACGCAGTTACTGTTGGACAAATAAGTCTTCTCGTTTCAGCGATCGGGATTGGAAAATTGATTGCGTTGTTTTTTGTTGGTCGTCTTTCCGACAAATTAGGGAGAAAGCCAGTCATTATCACGGCGAACTTCCTTTATCTTGTGTTCTTAATTGGTGTCCCAACGACAACCAGTTATGTCGTAGCATTTATCTTTGCAATATCTGCTGGTATTGCAAATTCACTGCTTGACTCAGGAACGTATCCGGCTTTAACCGAGTCATTCCCGAAAAAAGCAAGCTCTGCTTCTGTACTAGTAAAAGCATCTGTATCAATCGGTGCAACATTGCTGCCATTTATTATGGCAATTCTAGTTGCTAACGATATATTCTGGGGCTGGACATTCTTTGGACTTGGAGTTTTATATTTACTAACTGGTATTTACTTAATATTTATGCCATTCCCAAATCATAAAAATGTAACAAAAGCAGACGGTGTCGCTGAGACTGTATTTAAAGCTCAGCCGAAGTTTGCAGGGGAAGGGATTGCCGTGATTCTACTTGGCTTCACCTCAACAGCACTGTTTGTTGTATGGCAAACATGGCTGCCACAGCTTGGTAAACAATTTATTGGACTTGATTCAAGCCAAGCAGTGCAATTACTTTCCTTCTTTAGTATCGGTGCACTTGTGTCTGTGTTATTACTAGCTGTTGTACTAGATAAATACATTTCACCAATTATGGTGGCGATCGTATATCCAATCGGCGCATTTATCTCGATGCTTGGACTGTTCATGGTGAATTCTTACGGCATTGTTTTGGTTTGTACATTCTTAATGGGTCTATTTACATCAGGTATTTTGCAATTAGCCTTAAGTATTATGATGAAGCTGTTCCCAAAAAACAAAGCAACTGCATCTTCGTACGTAAATATTGCTTCAAGCGCATCATTTATACTTGTTCCGATAATTACAAGTAGTTTAGTAGGCTCGGCTGGCATATCAATGACATTAGTATTCGATATGGTTATCGCCGTAGTCAGTGTCCTTCTTGCTGTATATGTATTAAGCAGATTTAAAAAGATTTTTGCTTAA
- a CDS encoding MFS transporter codes for MKHKYLNMALGLYMSYFLLGMINIILASNMSFLSEQLNVEKTDISLLISVVGVGHLLSINIAGRFSDRYGRKPLVVVATLLYMVFLIGIPLTSHYQIAMGLAFIAGICNSLLDSGTYPALNEAFDEASGTATVLLKAFISFGASLLPIMINFFVVEKLFYGLVFFVPALLFLFNGLFLMKVSFPKFKDEKAPQDAIISESAASAGPKLWREGAALILLGFSSVSLFTVVQTWLPTYGQEVLHLDKLKSIGLLSFYSTGGLISILLLAVLLKRTIKPITAIVILPAFAFLALLLLVLNNNPTLLPIIAFCLGLFMSGIFQLTVTVMIEVFPHKKGVSVSYISAAASIAFIVIPFITGLFIKYIGVSSVFLLDLVIAFISTILALFISVSQRNKLSTLIDKK; via the coding sequence ATGAAACATAAATATTTAAACATGGCGCTAGGTTTATATATGAGTTATTTCCTGCTAGGAATGATCAATATTATCTTAGCTTCAAATATGAGTTTTTTATCTGAGCAACTGAATGTAGAAAAAACCGATATCAGCTTATTAATTTCTGTCGTAGGAGTAGGGCACTTACTATCAATTAATATTGCAGGACGATTTTCTGATCGTTATGGCAGAAAGCCGTTAGTTGTGGTGGCAACCTTGTTGTATATGGTTTTCTTAATCGGAATTCCGCTGACATCGCATTACCAAATTGCAATGGGACTGGCATTTATTGCAGGTATATGTAATTCCTTACTCGATTCAGGGACATACCCTGCACTTAATGAAGCATTTGATGAAGCTTCCGGAACAGCAACAGTACTATTAAAGGCATTTATATCCTTTGGTGCATCCTTGCTGCCAATCATGATTAACTTTTTCGTTGTGGAAAAACTGTTTTATGGACTAGTATTTTTTGTTCCTGCGTTGCTGTTTCTGTTCAATGGTTTGTTTTTAATGAAGGTCAGCTTTCCGAAGTTTAAGGATGAAAAGGCGCCACAAGACGCCATCATTTCAGAGTCTGCAGCTTCTGCTGGACCGAAGCTTTGGAGAGAAGGAGCAGCACTTATATTATTAGGATTTAGCTCAGTCTCCTTATTTACGGTCGTACAAACATGGCTGCCAACATATGGACAAGAGGTTCTTCATTTAGACAAGCTGAAATCAATTGGATTACTGAGCTTTTACAGTACAGGCGGGCTTATCTCAATTTTATTGCTTGCAGTCCTGTTAAAAAGAACGATAAAACCGATAACGGCCATCGTAATTCTGCCAGCATTTGCGTTCCTTGCATTATTGTTGTTAGTCCTTAATAACAATCCGACGTTGCTGCCTATCATTGCCTTTTGTCTTGGATTATTCATGTCAGGTATCTTTCAATTAACCGTGACGGTCATGATAGAAGTATTTCCACATAAAAAGGGAGTAAGCGTTTCGTATATAAGTGCGGCTGCGAGTATCGCTTTTATTGTAATCCCTTTCATTACAGGTTTGTTTATCAAATACATCGGAGTCTCCTCTGTATTTTTGCTTGACCTTGTTATTGCCTTTATAAGCACGATTCTTGCTTTGTTTATATCAGTTAGCCAACGGAATAAGCTAAGCACTTTAATTGATAAGAAATAA